The following are encoded in a window of Manihot esculenta cultivar AM560-2 chromosome 8, M.esculenta_v8, whole genome shotgun sequence genomic DNA:
- the LOC110620856 gene encoding uncharacterized protein LOC110620856 isoform X2: protein MQGPVEETERDIEKNMLPSQSEKILGKPSMRRKVHMRVDSGTCNVCSAPCSSCMHLKLACMGSKGNEFSDETCHESATSQNSVDEDDHSFKNRAYDSLQHISSEASNLLSVNFHDSSSENVESKASIRCSDMVDASVESEMLPKLSLGGAVAADQLFLKPQSILDRVTSSNKNESSNVLEGRDDNISCVSRANDASIAVIHHNKIVDRKDLSFSSASVSSLGSEGSGSGKAPTLPKSELLETPSNDSCAGSSSLKVQSRCLSITNGTHLEEDRKLDTSMVASQLAEGTGKTLILPKSELLETPSNDAYASSSSMKVQSRCLSSAADGTHFEEDTKFDSSKVSSPLLEGTGKVLMFPKPELLDTPSNNVYAGSISPKVQSRYLSSTTNGTQLEEDTEFDTSKVSSKVCTEVEECTKKDSGDQLDGGYKCSNQVEQGQKSNESVELPAVQERALQSVSGDESDESEIVEHDVKVCDICGDAGREDLLAICSKCSDGAEHTYCMREMLQKVPEGDWLCEECKLAEETEIQKQDAEGKRINKASAQISGKRHVEITEVASASKRQALEGSFGSPKSSSPSRTAALSRDGSFKGLDKGKVKPARQTSFVTHSSVDTPETARFSIGPRVQSPKGTLLKSNSFSALNSKPKVKLVDDVPQKQKGTREGRSVDIKEGTARMISKSMSFRSMNPGRSNATDSKVKMLSSKFSQAQDLKVLRQVKEQNTAESKSLSKSDRPMGGSVITSSSTSVPKVSQKLTPRGDSVSVSSTSNNKDSNTSQSDGKLGSLSRSTSSIARKGAETPVTSVRSLPANGISSAVVEQKLNQVSPKDEPSWSSWIAERPCNNVDENLQDGLSRSRESSNQSEKTRESSVSRPRPTMMAGPKNVTCQKCKEIGHATECCTVVSPQASVIDTSAARIGREDMGKDGMLKAAIEVVMLKKPGIFRKKRKSDQSDGMSSSNVDATSEIASHDQFSVSNKMRNMISDEVTDEGQANLGISSSENYKQININNEKQFNVHSTNAVFPFKAGELGSTIPSTVKSSHSLAATPHFSKMLTIPDHEFIWQGAFEVHRGGKLLDLYGVFQAHLSTCASPKVLEVVNQFPEKIMVDEVPRLSTWPRQFHDNGTKEDNIALYFFAKDIESYEKSYKNLLDNMIKRDLALKGYFDGVEFLIFPSTQLPENSQRWNMLFFLWGVFRGRRSNCSDSLNKLVIPSSVVPLDMNSPCKPFTSLNGDFDKKASQSNSEKQDGRLDSNSLSENTASNAFLCSENRCASPLKEAATLPECRVDTEHKSFLQATGTSTGYKNIEEKQSHENTSCVREDSSSFKVFQVGDLGADVNGSVVEEKMVDRMDTDRDEAKVEKDLNEDSLMMDAEASSGRDLNVKGPDCWQSNSRKRSYLDLSETAPQTSSSIGQKMPWDTVDEESIKKLKTSFCEQHGSSSMRGGNSLSDCFASQVSSSSIEERSCDTAADEKIILEDIGTTERYFFPVDSRRVKELGGNSMPWKEHSSNDEDKFHDGVPNLELALGAETKPPNKGILPFFVGMVEKNNTQNKTPDNATDKEEEDGVSASLSLSLSFPFSDKEQTVKPVSKTEQLLPGRHHVNTSLLLFGGFSDK, encoded by the exons ATGCAAGGGCCAGTAGAAGAAACTGAACGCGATATTGAGAAGAATATG TTACCATCACAGTCAGAGAAAATATTAGGCAAGCCTTCCATGAGACGGAAGGTTCATATGAGAGTAGATTCTGGGACTTGTAACGTGTGTTCAGCTCCTTGTTCATCTTGTATGCATCTTAAGCTTGCCTGTATGGGATCAAAGGGCAACGAATTTTCTGATGAAACCTGTCATGAAAGTGCTACAAGTCAAAATTCTGTTGATGAGGATGATCattcttttaaaaatagagCATATGACAGCTTACAGCATATTTCTAGTGAAGCAAGTAACCTGCTTAGTGTCAATTTTCACGATTCTTCATCTGAAAATGTGGAAAGTAAAGCAAGCATAAGGTGTTCTGATATGGTTGATGCCTCGGTTGAGTCTGAGATGCTTCCAAAACTATCCCTTGGTGGAGCTGTTGCAGCAGATCAACTTTTTCTAAAACCACAGAGTATTTTGGATCGCGTAACTTCATCAAATAAGAATGAGAGTTCGAATGTGTTAGAAGGGCGTGATGATAACATATCATGTGTTAGTAGAGCTAATGATGCAAGTATAGCAGTGATTCATCATAACAAGATTGTAGACAGGAAGGATTTATCATTTAGTTCAGCTTCTGTTAGTAGTTTAGGATCAGAAGGAAGTGGAAGTGGAAAAGCACCAACTTTGCCCAAGTCAGAGTTGTTAGAGACACCCTCAAATGATTCATGTGCTGGCAGTTCCTCATTGAAGGTACAGAGCAGGTGCCTGTCCATCACAAATGGAACACATTTGGAAGAAGATAGAAAGTTAGATACTTCTATGGTTGCAAGTCAACTTGCAGAAGGAACTGGAAAGACACTAATTTTGCCAAAGTCAGAGTTGTTGGAGACCCCTTCAAATGATGCATATGCTAGCAGTAGCTCCATGAAGGTGCAGAGCAGGTGCCTTTCATCGGCTGCAGATGGAACACATTTTGAAGAAGATACAAAGTTCGATTCTTCTAAGGTTTCAAGCCCACTTTTGGAAGGAACTGGAAAGGTACTAATGTTTCCTAAGCCAGAGTTATTAGATACACCTTCAAATAATGTATATGCTGGCAGTATCTCTCCAAAGGTCCAGAGCAGGTACCTGTCCTCCACCACAAATGGAACACAGTTGGAAGAAGATACAGAATTTGACACTTCCAAGGTTTCGAGTAAAGTTTGTACAGAGGTAGAAGAATGTACTAAAAAAGATAGTGGAGACCAATTGGATGGAGGTTATAAATGTTCTAACCAAGTTGAACAAGGTCAGAAGTCAAACGAGTCAGTTGAATTACCTGCTGTGCAGGAGCGTGCTTTGCAATCTGTTTCTGGGGATGAGAGTGATGAGTCAGAAATTGTGGAACATGAT GTAAAGGTATGCGATATTTGTGGGGATGCTGGTCGGGAGGATTTACTTGCTATATGTAGTAAGTGCAGTGATGGTGCAGAACACAC CTATTGCATGCGGGAAATGCTTCAGAAAGTTCCAGAAGGAGATTGGTTGTGCGAAGAATGTAAGTTGGCTGAGGAAACTGAAATCCAGAAGCAAG ATGCTGAAGGTAAAAGAATAAACAAAGCAAGTGCACAAATCTCTGGCAAGAGACATGTGGAAATAACAGAGGTAGCTTCAGCTTCAAAAAGGCAGGCTCTTGAAGGAAGTTTTGGATCCCCAAAGTCATCCAGCCCCAGCAGAACAGCTGCACTGTCACGGGATGGTTCTTTCAAGGGCTTAGATAAAGGGAAAGTAAAGCCTGCTCGCCAGACATCATTTGTCACTCACTCTAGTGTAGATACTCCAGAAACTGCACGTTTTTCTATTGGTCCACGAGTTCAGTCACCCAAGG GTACTTTATTGAAGTCCAATTCATTCAGTGCTTTGAATTCCAAACCAAAGGTAAAACTTGTTGATGATGTTCCTCAAAAGCAGAAGGGCACTAGAGAAGGTCGTTCTGTTGATATCAAGGAGGGGACTGCCAGGATGATAAGCAAATCTATGTCATTTAGATCAATGAACCCAGGCCGTTCCAATGCTACTGATTCAAAAGTTAAAATGCTTTCGTCAAAATTTTCTCAAGCTCAGGATTTAAAAGTGTTGAGGCAAGTGAAAGAACAAAATACGGCTGAAAGTAAAAGTTTATCAAAATCTGATCGCCCTATGGGCGGTTCAGTGATAACCAGTTCTAGTACCTCTGTGCCCAAGGTCAGTCAAAAGCTCACGCCTCGTGGTGATAGTGTCTCTGTATCATCTACAAGCAACAATAAAGACTCAAATACTTCACAATCTGATGGAAAATTGGGCAGCTTATCAAGATCAACCAGCAGTATAGCTCGTAAAGGTGCAGAAACTCCTGTTACTTCTG TTCGATCTTTACCTGCAAACGGAATCAGCAGCGCTGTGGTTGAGCAAAAGTTAAACCAAGTTAGCCCAAAGGATGAACCCTCTTGGAGTTCTTGGATTGCTGAGCGACCATGCAATAATGTGGATGAAAATTTGCAAGATGGTTTATCACGGTCACGAGAATCGTCAAATCAGAGTGAGAAAACTAGGGAAAGTTCTGTTTCTCGCCCGAGACCTACTATGATGGCTGGGCCAAAAAATGTCACCTGTCAAAAGTGCAAGGAAATCGGGCATGCTACAGAATGTTGCACAGTTGTTAGTCCTCAGGCTTCTGTGATCGATACATCTGCTGCAAGGATTGGAAGGGAGGACATGGGCAAAGATGGCATGTTAAAAGCAGCAATTGAGGTTGTTATGCTCAAGAAGCCAGGGATAttcagaaagaaaagaaaaagtgatCAATCTGATGGCATGTCCTCATCAAATGTGGATGCAACTTCTGAGATAGCTTCTCATGATCAGTTTTCAGTTTCAAATAAGATGAGGAATATGATTTCTGATGAAGTAACGGATGAAGGGCAAGCAAATCTTGGTATTTCTTCCTCAGAGAATTACAAGcagataaatattaataatgagaaGCAGTTTAATGTGCATTCCACCAATGCTGTTTTTCCTTTCAAAGCTGGAGAATTGGGTTCCACAATCCCTTCAACTGTAAAATCCAGTCATTCTTTGGCAGCAACACCACACTTTTCAAAGATGTTAACCATCCCAGATCATGAATTTATCTGGCA GGGGGCCTTTGAAGTGCACAGAGGTGGAAAACTTCTGGACTTATATGGTGTATTTCAGGCACATTTATCAACTTGTGCATCACCTAAAGTTCTTGAAGTGGTGAACCAGTTTCCCGAGAAAATTATGGTGGATGAAGTACCTCGCTTAAGCACGTGGCCAAGACAGTTTCATGACAATGGTACCAAAGAGGATAATATTGCTCTGTATTTCTTTGCTAAGGATATTGAAAG TTATGAAAAAAGCTACAAGAATTTATTGGATAACATGATAAAAAGAGATTTAGCACTCAAAGGATATTTTGATGGTGTTGAGTTCTTGATATTCCCATCTACTCAGCTTCCAGAGAACTCCCAGC GTTGGAACATGTTGTTTTTTCTATGGGGTGTGTTCAGGGGAAGGAGATCAAATTGTTCAGATTCCTTAAATAAGTTGGTTATCCCCAGTTCTGTGGTGCCCTTGGACATGAATTCTCCTTGCAAGCCATTTACTTCATTAAATggggattttgataaaaaagcaTCACAGTCAAATTCAGAGAAGCAAGATGGTAGACTTGACTCTAATTCCCTGTCAGAAAATACAGCAAGCAATGCTTTTCTCTGCTCAGAAAATAGATGTGCAAGTCCCTTGaag GAAGCAGCAACTCTTCCAGAGTGCAGAGTGGATACAGAGCATAAGTCATTTTTACAGGCAACTGGAACCAGTACTGGTTATAAGAACATAGAGGAGAAACAATCACATGAAAATACTTCATGTGTCAGAGAAGACTCAtcatctttcaaggttttccaGGTTGGTGATCTAGGTGCAGATGTCAATGGGAGTGTTGTTGAGGAGAAAATGGTGGATAGAATGGACACTGATAGAGATGAAGCTAAAGTTGAGAAGGACCTGAATGAAGACTCCCTGATGATGGATGCAGAAGCTTCCTCAGGTAGAGACTTAAATGTCAAAGGCCCTGACTGCTGGCAGTCAAATAGCAGAAAACGGTCTTACTTGGATCTGTCAGAGACTGCACCTCAGACTTCTAGTAGCATAGGTCAAAAAATGCCATGGGATACTGTAGATGAAGAGAGTATCAAGAAACTGAAGACCAGCTTTTGTGAACAACATGGGTCCAGCAGCATGAGAGGGGGAAATTCATTGAGTGATTGTTTTGCTTCACAGGTTTCCAGTTCCTCAATTGAGGAAAGAAGCTGTGACACAGCTGCTGATGAAAAAATTATACTGGAGGATATTGGAACTACTGAAAGGTACTTCTTTCCTGTGGATTCACGTCGTGTAAAAGAATTGGGGGGCAACTCCATGCCCTGGAAAGAGCACTCATCAAATGATGAGGACAAATTCCACGATGGGGTCCCAAATCTTGAGCTTGCTTTAGGGGCCGAGACAAAACCCCCAAATAAAGGAATCCTACCTTTCTTTGTTGGAATGGTAGAGAAAAATAATACCCAGAACAAGACTCCAGATAATGCGACAGATAAGGAAGAGGAGGATGGTGTCTCCGCTTCCCTTTCCCTTTCTCTTTCATTCCCATTCTCAGACAAGGAACAAACTGTTAAACCCGTCTCAAAAACGGAGCAGCTCCTGCCTGGAAGGCATCATGTGAATACTTCACTGCTCCTTTTTGGGGGCTTCTCAGATAAATAG